Proteins encoded together in one Salarchaeum sp. JOR-1 window:
- a CDS encoding DUF420 domain-containing protein, translated as MAGFRDWARENPRTLTIALSILGYALVFGAFGGVLPVPTIGKETVDLFSHLIAAVNTLALSALLLGVYLVKQRRLRQHRAAMLTAFSLIMVFLVLYLWKVGGGYEKEIVIRQGQFLADYESIVYGAYLLMLAVHIFLSAVSVPVVLHAVVLGLTQPIDRLGDTLHPRVGRIAAAAWSLSLFLGVVTYWMLNHVYSAVPR; from the coding sequence ATGGCAGGCTTCCGCGACTGGGCCCGGGAGAACCCGCGCACGCTCACAATCGCACTCTCGATTCTCGGGTACGCACTCGTGTTCGGCGCGTTCGGTGGCGTCCTCCCCGTCCCCACCATCGGGAAGGAGACGGTCGACCTGTTCAGCCACCTCATCGCCGCCGTCAACACGCTCGCGCTGAGCGCGCTCCTCCTCGGCGTCTACCTCGTGAAGCAGCGCCGCCTCCGCCAGCACCGCGCGGCGATGCTCACCGCGTTCTCGCTCATCATGGTCTTCCTCGTGCTCTACCTCTGGAAGGTCGGCGGCGGCTACGAGAAGGAGATCGTCATCCGACAGGGCCAGTTCCTCGCGGACTACGAGTCCATCGTGTACGGCGCGTACCTCCTGATGCTCGCCGTCCACATCTTCCTCTCCGCGGTGTCGGTTCCCGTCGTCCTGCACGCCGTCGTGCTCGGCCTCACCCAGCCCATCGACCGCCTCGGCGACACGCTCCACCCCCGCGTGGGCCGCATCGCCGCGGCGGCGTGGTCGCTCAGTCTCTTCCTCGGCGTCGTCACGTACTGGATGCTGAACCACGTCTACTCGGCCGTGCCGCGGTAG
- a CDS encoding Zn-ribbon domain-containing OB-fold protein — protein MNDGHDEFLDAVESGDGYYLECENGHGSLPPRMVCPHCGDRDLTETALPETGTIDSYTVVHVPTPAFADEAPYVTAVADFGPVRLTGRVLADADAVEIGDEVSASVGGADESRSVVFEPR, from the coding sequence ATGAACGACGGACACGACGAGTTCCTCGACGCGGTAGAATCGGGCGACGGCTACTACCTCGAATGCGAGAACGGCCACGGGAGCCTGCCGCCGCGCATGGTCTGTCCGCACTGCGGCGACCGCGACCTCACTGAGACCGCGCTCCCCGAGACGGGGACCATTGATTCCTACACGGTGGTGCACGTGCCGACGCCGGCGTTCGCGGACGAAGCGCCGTACGTGACGGCGGTCGCGGACTTCGGGCCGGTGCGGCTGACCGGGCGCGTGCTCGCGGACGCGGACGCGGTGGAGATCGGTGACGAGGTGTCGGCGTCGGTCGGCGGCGCGGACGAGTCGCGCTCAGTCGTCTTCGAGCCGCGGTAG
- a CDS encoding cobalamin B12-binding domain-containing protein, with protein sequence MSESSERKIRCLVAKVGLDGHDRGAHVIARAFRDAGFEVIYSGLHQAPEDIVQAAVQEDVDVVGISILSGAHNTLVPKVIEGLEEYGAFDDTLVLVGGIIPDEDRDELEDAGVDAIFGPGTPMEETIQFIREHAPER encoded by the coding sequence ATGAGTGAGAGTTCGGAACGCAAGATCCGCTGCCTCGTCGCGAAGGTCGGTCTCGACGGTCACGACCGCGGCGCGCACGTCATCGCGCGCGCCTTCCGCGACGCCGGGTTCGAGGTCATCTACTCCGGCCTCCACCAGGCGCCCGAGGACATCGTACAGGCCGCCGTACAGGAGGACGTTGACGTCGTCGGCATCAGCATCCTCTCCGGCGCACACAACACGCTCGTCCCGAAAGTCATCGAGGGCTTAGAGGAGTACGGCGCGTTCGACGACACGCTCGTGCTCGTCGGCGGCATCATCCCCGACGAAGACCGCGACGAACTCGAAGACGCCGGCGTCGACGCCATCTTCGGCCCCGGCACGCCGATGGAAGAGACTATCCAGTTCATCCGCGAACACGCGCCCGAACGCTAG
- a CDS encoding heme-copper oxidase subunit III, with the protein MTADESGGHGFLPAVRDFPRGYGEASWWPFIGAIGASGLYLGAMLYVFAHGENNLLGSTTPGLAVFGASAVVFVIGLFGWMYHAFAYKFWENESHNDGSSLRWGMVLFLTTDIATFGSGFAYYFFIRSGAWGEGTLPHGGIFGSLVVVNTFLLILSSFTFHWAEKRLAKDDHRGFVAGLAITLLLGIVFLGGQVYEYYEFIVHEGFTLTTGIFGSAFFGLTGLHGLHVTLGTLLIAIVLFRALRGQFSSDRHAAVTTVSWYWHFVDAVWIFLVLALYVGGQIGTELSVNL; encoded by the coding sequence ATGACCGCAGACGAGTCAGGTGGACACGGCTTCCTGCCAGCCGTCCGTGATTTCCCGCGCGGGTACGGCGAAGCAAGCTGGTGGCCCTTTATCGGCGCTATCGGCGCGAGCGGCCTCTACCTCGGCGCGATGCTGTACGTGTTCGCGCACGGCGAGAACAACCTCCTCGGCAGCACGACACCCGGGCTCGCGGTGTTCGGCGCCTCCGCCGTCGTGTTCGTCATAGGACTGTTCGGCTGGATGTACCACGCGTTCGCGTACAAGTTCTGGGAGAACGAATCCCACAACGATGGGTCGAGCCTGCGCTGGGGGATGGTGTTGTTCCTTACGACCGACATCGCCACGTTCGGCTCCGGATTCGCGTACTACTTCTTCATCCGTTCCGGCGCCTGGGGTGAAGGGACGCTCCCGCACGGCGGCATCTTCGGGTCGCTCGTCGTCGTGAACACGTTCCTCCTCATCCTCTCCAGTTTCACCTTCCACTGGGCTGAAAAACGCCTCGCGAAGGACGACCACCGCGGGTTCGTCGCCGGCCTCGCCATCACGCTCCTCCTCGGCATCGTCTTCCTCGGCGGCCAGGTCTACGAGTACTACGAGTTCATCGTCCACGAGGGCTTCACGCTCACCACGGGAATATTCGGTAGCGCCTTCTTCGGCCTCACTGGCCTTCACGGCCTCCACGTGACGCTCGGAACGCTCCTCATCGCAATCGTCCTCTTCCGCGCGCTCCGCGGTCAGTTCTCCAGCGACCGTCACGCCGCAGTTACCACCGTCTCCTGGTACTGGCACTTCGTGGACGCGGTCTGGATCTTCCTCGTGCTCGCGCTCTACGTCGGCGGCCAGATCGGAACCGAACTCAGCGTCAACCTCTAA
- the coxB gene encoding cytochrome c oxidase subunit II codes for MRGKRLVSRTVAGLGLLALAVAPAAAAPSNSLDAITSVGNVLLAAALPITILVEAALFYTVWKFRKSDEPKPTKENRRLEITWTAATAVVLLFVGIAAYGGLAAPGVTTTGDTVNETMAEENPVVVDVIAYQWGWRFEYPVDNETVTVNGTEQTLTNFTVSSQMVLPDDRTVVLRLHSEDVVHAVHVPDLGLKQDVMPSRVNVLQTTLTDAERDRPYVLYCAEFCGAAHSQMLGSVKVVSQSEYEQFLAANGATNTTANASA; via the coding sequence ATGAGAGGAAAGCGGTTGGTCTCCCGGACGGTGGCGGGACTCGGGTTGCTCGCGCTCGCTGTCGCGCCCGCGGCGGCAGCCCCCTCGAACTCCCTGGACGCGATCACCAGCGTAGGAAACGTCCTGCTCGCGGCCGCGCTCCCGATTACGATTCTCGTCGAGGCCGCGCTCTTCTACACCGTCTGGAAGTTCCGGAAATCCGACGAACCGAAACCGACGAAGGAGAACCGGCGGCTCGAAATCACGTGGACCGCCGCGACCGCGGTAGTTCTGCTGTTCGTCGGGATCGCCGCGTACGGCGGGCTCGCCGCGCCCGGCGTCACCACGACGGGTGACACGGTAAACGAAACGATGGCCGAGGAGAACCCAGTCGTCGTGGACGTCATCGCCTACCAGTGGGGCTGGCGGTTCGAGTACCCGGTCGATAACGAGACGGTGACCGTCAACGGAACCGAGCAGACGCTCACGAACTTCACGGTGAGCAGCCAGATGGTACTGCCCGACGACCGCACGGTCGTCCTCCGCCTGCACAGCGAGGACGTGGTGCACGCGGTGCACGTGCCCGATCTCGGACTGAAGCAGGACGTGATGCCGTCGCGCGTGAACGTCTTACAGACGACGCTCACGGACGCGGAGCGCGACCGGCCGTACGTGCTCTACTGCGCCGAGTTCTGTGGCGCGGCGCACTCCCAGATGCTCGGGTCGGTGAAGGTCGTCAGCCAGTCCGAGTACGAGCAGTTCCTCGCGGCGAACGGCGCGACGAACACCACCGCGAACGCGAGCGCGTAA
- the cyoE gene encoding heme o synthase, with amino-acid sequence MGVYALVVVGATTAITDAARSCTTWPACGGQWLRVSSFDLAIVWGHRLTAALVAVLVLATLALAWYNDEPRRVQAAIAGAVLLYPLQIGIGAFAAVSGTPATVSALHLVVGLAIFAGLVLALAWTLEAQTADLPSSESEPREGDADPDPAITVSGPVATAYAYFRLMKPRLMWLLCLVAGAGMALAAGPGLGVETVFWTFLGGVLSIGASGTFNHVLERDIDEKMNRTNDRPTVTDEVPVRNAVAWGVFLAAASVWAFLHLNLLAAGLGVAAILFYSVVYTLVLKPNTVQNTVIGGVAGALPALIGWVAVANAIELPALALAGVIFLWTPAHFYNLALAYKDDYARGGFPMMPVVRGDAPTRKHIVYYLGATLMAAAVLAWVSRLGFLFAATSLGLGALFLWMVVRLHRERDRSAAMRAFHASNAYLGAVLVAIAADALLVL; translated from the coding sequence ATGGGCGTGTACGCACTCGTCGTCGTGGGTGCGACGACAGCCATCACGGACGCCGCGCGGTCGTGCACGACGTGGCCGGCGTGCGGCGGCCAGTGGCTCCGGGTGTCCTCGTTCGACCTCGCCATCGTCTGGGGGCATCGACTGACCGCTGCGCTCGTCGCCGTGCTCGTGCTCGCGACGCTCGCGCTCGCGTGGTACAACGACGAACCGCGGCGCGTCCAGGCCGCCATCGCCGGTGCCGTCCTCCTCTACCCCCTCCAGATAGGCATCGGCGCGTTCGCCGCCGTCTCCGGAACGCCCGCGACCGTGTCCGCCCTCCACCTCGTCGTCGGTCTCGCTATCTTCGCTGGGCTCGTCCTCGCGCTCGCGTGGACGCTCGAAGCGCAGACCGCCGACCTCCCGTCCAGCGAGTCCGAACCCCGCGAGGGCGACGCCGACCCCGACCCCGCGATTACGGTGTCCGGCCCGGTCGCGACGGCGTACGCCTACTTCCGCCTGATGAAACCCCGGCTGATGTGGCTGCTCTGCCTCGTCGCCGGCGCGGGAATGGCGCTCGCCGCCGGCCCCGGGCTCGGCGTCGAAACCGTGTTCTGGACGTTCCTCGGCGGCGTGCTCTCCATCGGCGCGAGCGGGACGTTCAATCACGTGCTCGAACGCGACATCGACGAGAAGATGAACCGCACGAACGACCGCCCGACCGTCACCGACGAAGTGCCGGTTCGGAACGCGGTCGCGTGGGGCGTCTTCCTCGCCGCTGCGTCCGTGTGGGCGTTCCTCCACCTCAACCTCCTCGCCGCCGGCCTCGGCGTCGCCGCCATCCTCTTCTACTCCGTCGTGTACACGCTCGTCCTCAAGCCGAACACGGTGCAGAACACCGTCATCGGCGGAGTCGCGGGCGCGCTCCCCGCGCTCATCGGCTGGGTCGCCGTCGCGAACGCCATCGAACTCCCCGCGCTCGCGCTCGCCGGCGTCATCTTCCTCTGGACGCCCGCGCACTTCTACAACCTCGCGCTCGCCTACAAGGACGACTACGCCCGCGGCGGGTTCCCGATGATGCCCGTCGTCCGCGGCGACGCCCCCACCCGGAAACACATCGTCTACTACCTCGGCGCGACCCTGATGGCCGCCGCCGTGCTCGCGTGGGTGTCCCGCCTCGGCTTCCTGTTCGCCGCCACCAGCCTCGGTCTCGGCGCGCTCTTCCTCTGGATGGTCGTCCGCCTCCACCGCGAGCGCGACCGCTCCGCCGCGATGCGGGCGTTCCACGCGTCGAACGCCTACCTCGGCGCGGTGCTCGTCGCCATCGCCGCGGACGCCCTCCTCGTCCTCTAA
- a CDS encoding thiolase domain-containing protein — protein sequence MTDPRVAGVGLTHFGSHPARTSRDLFAEAGLAALDDAGVDPADVEGVFYGNFMGEIAEHQGHQGPLMAEAIGVDAPATRYESACASSGAALRQAVQNVRNGEADVLVVGGAERMTNLDTAETTEALAIAADDLYEVRAGLTFPGAYALMAAAYFDEHGGSREDLAEIAVKNHANAVGNEHAQFQREITVEDALDAPMVANPLGLYDACPITDGASAAVLVSESYAAEHDLDAGVAVTGTGQGGDKMALHDREALARTPAASDAADEAFADAGISTGDVDVAEVHDCFTIAEVLALEGMGFFDEGEGISAAADGVTTRDGDLPVNLSGGLKAKGHPVGATGVSQLAELTSILRGDHHNSEHVSDARVGVAHNAGGTVASATVHVLEVQE from the coding sequence ATGACAGACCCCCGGGTCGCGGGTGTGGGACTCACTCACTTCGGGTCGCATCCCGCGCGGACGAGTCGTGACCTCTTCGCGGAGGCCGGGTTGGCGGCGCTGGACGACGCCGGCGTCGACCCCGCGGACGTGGAGGGCGTGTTCTACGGGAACTTCATGGGCGAAATCGCCGAACACCAGGGCCACCAGGGGCCGCTGATGGCGGAGGCCATCGGCGTGGACGCGCCGGCGACGCGCTACGAGTCCGCGTGCGCGTCCAGCGGCGCGGCGCTCCGGCAGGCCGTGCAGAACGTCCGGAACGGTGAGGCGGACGTGCTCGTCGTCGGCGGCGCGGAGCGCATGACGAACCTCGACACCGCGGAGACGACGGAGGCGCTCGCCATCGCGGCGGACGACCTCTACGAGGTGCGCGCGGGCCTGACGTTCCCGGGCGCGTACGCGCTGATGGCGGCCGCGTACTTCGACGAGCACGGCGGAAGCCGCGAAGACCTCGCGGAAATCGCGGTGAAGAACCACGCGAACGCCGTCGGGAACGAACACGCGCAGTTCCAGCGCGAAATCACGGTCGAGGACGCGCTGGACGCGCCGATGGTCGCGAACCCGCTCGGCCTGTACGACGCCTGTCCCATCACGGACGGCGCGAGCGCCGCGGTGCTCGTGAGCGAGTCCTACGCGGCGGAACACGACCTCGACGCGGGCGTCGCCGTCACCGGGACGGGCCAGGGCGGCGACAAGATGGCGCTCCACGACCGCGAGGCGCTCGCGCGCACGCCGGCCGCGAGCGACGCCGCGGACGAGGCGTTCGCGGACGCCGGCATCAGCACCGGCGACGTGGACGTGGCGGAGGTCCACGACTGCTTCACCATCGCCGAGGTTCTCGCGCTCGAAGGCATGGGTTTCTTCGACGAGGGCGAAGGGATTTCGGCGGCCGCGGACGGCGTCACCACGCGCGACGGCGACCTTCCGGTGAATCTCTCCGGCGGCCTGAAGGCGAAGGGCCATCCGGTCGGCGCGACGGGCGTCAGCCAGCTCGCGGAGCTCACCAGCATTCTCCGCGGCGACCACCACAACAGCGAGCACGTCTCCGACGCCCGCGTGGGCGTCGCGCACAACGCCGGCGGCACGGTCGCGTCGGCGACTGTTCACGTGTTGGAGGTCCAAGAATGA
- a CDS encoding alpha/beta fold hydrolase has protein sequence MRLRRLLAGAAGGLAGTAAVNRLLTARAGDLSPGLDGDRHTYRWRGFDVAYTERGDPSDPDVLLLHGIHAAASTHEFRGIANRLAEEYHVLAPDLPGFGQSDRPAVAYTTDLYESFVRDFARDRTENAVCLASSLSGAHAAIAAADADFSRLVLVCPAADTTVERPWLRALLRAPVVGTGLFNLLVSKPSLEYFDQRDAYYHPQNVDSETVDYQWRTSHQENARFAPASFVGGYLDPVVDLGSQLADLDAPVTLVWGREAELTTLTEGRRLAEEGDTRLVVVNEARLTPHAEHPDVFLSALARELPRLEDD, from the coding sequence ATGCGTCTCCGCAGACTCCTCGCCGGCGCAGCCGGCGGTCTCGCCGGCACGGCGGCCGTGAATCGATTGCTCACCGCGCGCGCCGGCGACCTCTCCCCCGGACTGGACGGCGACCGACACACCTATCGCTGGCGCGGGTTCGACGTGGCGTACACCGAGCGCGGCGACCCGAGCGACCCCGACGTCCTCCTCCTGCACGGGATTCACGCGGCCGCGAGCACCCACGAGTTCCGCGGCATTGCGAACCGACTCGCGGAGGAGTACCACGTGCTCGCGCCCGACCTCCCCGGGTTCGGTCAAAGCGACCGGCCCGCGGTCGCGTACACGACCGACCTCTACGAGTCGTTCGTTCGCGACTTCGCTCGCGACCGAACCGAGAACGCGGTCTGTCTCGCGTCCTCACTCTCGGGCGCGCACGCGGCCATCGCCGCCGCCGACGCAGACTTCTCACGGCTCGTACTCGTCTGCCCGGCCGCCGACACCACCGTCGAGCGGCCGTGGCTGCGCGCGCTCCTCCGCGCGCCCGTCGTCGGCACCGGCCTGTTCAACCTCCTCGTCTCCAAGCCCAGCCTCGAGTACTTCGACCAGCGCGACGCCTACTACCACCCGCAGAACGTCGACTCGGAGACCGTGGACTACCAGTGGCGGACGAGCCATCAAGAGAACGCGCGGTTCGCGCCCGCGTCGTTCGTCGGCGGCTACCTCGACCCCGTCGTCGACCTGGGAAGCCAGCTCGCCGACCTCGACGCCCCCGTCACGCTCGTCTGGGGGCGCGAAGCAGAACTCACCACGCTCACCGAAGGGCGGCGGCTCGCAGAAGAAGGCGACACGCGCCTCGTCGTCGTGAACGAGGCGCGACTCACGCCGCACGCGGAACACCCCGACGTGTTCCTGTCCGCGCTCGCGCGCGAACTACCGCGGCTCGAAGACGACTGA
- the meaB gene encoding methylmalonyl Co-A mutase-associated GTPase MeaB, translating into MAPPELVADLLDGQHRALARAITKIENRSEGYRDIVAALHDHTGHADVVGITGSPGAGKSTLVDKLAAEYRERGLTVGIIAVDPSSPFSGGAVLGDRIRMGSNVGDMDVFFRSMSARGTLGGLSTATSDAVKALDAFGKDKILIETVGAGQNEVDIVKTADTVAVLVPPSSGDDVQMLKAGILEIGDVFVVNKADLAGSDKTVQELRGMLEMRDRDEDDWEADIVETVANTGEGVDELLSVFDAHADWLDETGKRDELERKRTAEEIRTLLRNDAGALVEEEVERRGGMDDLVERVVRRETDPYSVADDVLEPFRDAVRHND; encoded by the coding sequence ATGGCACCTCCAGAACTGGTCGCGGACCTCCTCGACGGACAGCACCGAGCGCTCGCGCGCGCCATCACCAAGATAGAGAACCGCAGCGAGGGCTACCGCGACATCGTCGCCGCGCTCCACGACCACACCGGCCACGCGGACGTCGTCGGCATCACCGGCAGCCCCGGCGCCGGGAAGTCCACGCTCGTCGACAAACTCGCGGCCGAGTACCGCGAGCGCGGCCTGACGGTCGGCATCATCGCCGTCGACCCGTCCAGTCCCTTCTCGGGCGGTGCGGTGCTCGGCGACCGCATCCGGATGGGGTCGAACGTCGGCGACATGGACGTGTTCTTCCGGTCGATGAGCGCGCGCGGCACCCTCGGCGGCCTCTCCACCGCCACGAGCGACGCGGTGAAGGCGCTCGACGCGTTCGGGAAGGACAAAATACTCATCGAGACCGTCGGCGCCGGGCAGAACGAAGTGGATATCGTGAAGACCGCGGACACGGTCGCGGTGCTCGTCCCGCCGAGCAGCGGCGACGACGTGCAGATGCTCAAGGCCGGCATCCTCGAAATCGGGGACGTGTTCGTCGTGAACAAGGCCGACCTCGCCGGGAGCGACAAAACAGTACAGGAGCTCCGGGGGATGCTGGAGATGCGCGACCGCGACGAGGACGACTGGGAGGCCGACATCGTGGAGACCGTGGCGAACACGGGCGAGGGCGTCGACGAACTCCTCTCTGTGTTCGACGCGCACGCGGACTGGCTGGACGAGACCGGGAAGCGCGACGAGCTGGAGCGAAAGCGCACCGCCGAGGAGATCCGCACACTCCTGCGGAACGACGCGGGCGCGCTCGTCGAGGAGGAAGTGGAACGACGGGGCGGCATGGACGACCTCGTCGAGCGCGTCGTCCGACGGGAAACCGACCCGTACTCCGTGGCGGACGACGTGCTCGAACCGTTCCGCGACGCCGTCCGACACAACGACTAA
- a CDS encoding C2H2-type zinc finger protein — MTETHVPENADAATCPHCDAAFPTEKIRNLHVGRSHADAMSAAERDAYEDAYRADADDLRLFQYKALGALVLVYFFFLITYAVVA; from the coding sequence ATGACTGAAACACACGTCCCCGAGAACGCCGACGCCGCGACCTGCCCGCACTGCGACGCCGCGTTCCCCACGGAGAAGATCCGGAACCTCCACGTCGGCCGCAGCCACGCGGACGCGATGAGTGCCGCGGAACGCGACGCCTACGAGGACGCCTATCGCGCGGACGCGGACGACCTCCGACTGTTCCAGTACAAGGCGCTCGGCGCGCTCGTGCTCGTCTACTTCTTCTTCCTCATCACGTACGCCGTCGTCGCGTAA
- a CDS encoding ABC transporter ATP-binding protein produces the protein MEPVVAADDVSKSYDGTRALDGVSLALPPGEVFALIGPNGAGKTTLVRCLTGTATPDTGSVSLLGESPRESGRERLGLLPQSFDPPDRLTPRELVAYYAGLYEDARDPADALREVGVDPETDTWYGDLSGGEQRRTAVACALVNDPDVLFVDEPTTGVDPAGRRDLWSVFESLADAGTTIFLTTHYMAEAERLADTVGLLADGRLVATGDPESLVAEYGGESRVVVETDADPDAFAGSDFAPRATDDGLVFEGVPATDIGGVVSAFESRGLAFGAVAWREPDLEDVYLALADDTAHELADRRTGDAEVVR, from the coding sequence ATGGAACCGGTCGTCGCCGCGGACGACGTGTCGAAGTCGTACGACGGGACGCGCGCGCTCGACGGCGTCTCCCTCGCCCTGCCTCCCGGCGAGGTGTTCGCGCTCATCGGCCCGAACGGCGCGGGGAAGACCACGCTCGTCCGGTGTCTCACCGGCACCGCTACACCCGACACGGGGTCGGTGTCGCTGCTCGGCGAGTCGCCCCGCGAGTCGGGCCGCGAACGCCTCGGACTGCTCCCGCAGTCGTTCGACCCGCCGGACCGCCTCACGCCCCGCGAACTCGTCGCGTACTACGCCGGCCTCTACGAGGACGCCCGCGACCCCGCCGACGCCCTGCGCGAGGTCGGCGTCGACCCGGAGACGGACACCTGGTACGGCGACCTCTCCGGCGGCGAACAGCGCCGCACCGCCGTCGCGTGCGCGCTCGTGAACGACCCCGACGTATTGTTCGTTGACGAACCGACCACGGGCGTGGATCCCGCCGGCCGCCGCGACCTCTGGAGCGTCTTCGAATCGCTCGCGGACGCCGGCACCACCATCTTCCTCACAACGCACTACATGGCCGAAGCGGAGCGTCTCGCCGACACCGTCGGCCTGCTCGCGGACGGTCGTCTCGTCGCGACGGGCGACCCCGAGAGCCTCGTCGCCGAGTACGGGGGCGAGAGCCGAGTCGTCGTCGAGACCGACGCGGATCCTGACGCGTTCGCCGGGAGCGACTTCGCGCCGCGCGCAACCGACGACGGGCTCGTGTTCGAGGGCGTGCCCGCGACCGACATCGGCGGAGTCGTCTCCGCGTTCGAGTCCCGCGGTCTCGCGTTCGGCGCGGTGGCGTGGCGCGAACCCGACCTCGAAGACGTCTACCTCGCGCTCGCCGACGACACGGCACACGAGCTGGCGGACCGACGGACGGGCGATGCGGAGGTGGTTCGGTGA
- a CDS encoding ABC transporter permease: protein MSSIDRVRAEFRASLKSFLRRRTAVFFTFFFPVLLIVIFAGLVRTGGGGTGLFSQPPGYYVPAYLATVVLFTPLSRVGSTVARHREGARFEKLSTTPLAAWEWLAAHTLVNAALIAAACAVLVGALAATGADFALSPWLAVFVPTASVLFCGIGAVLGSLADSQDGAISMSNGVALPLLFLSDTFVSPAALPEWFVPLLNLSPLTYFARGVRAATYTGGDPTPEFAVTLALAALAFLAGVYALPWRE, encoded by the coding sequence GTGAGTTCGATCGACCGCGTCCGCGCGGAGTTCCGCGCGTCCCTGAAATCGTTCCTGCGGCGGCGGACGGCGGTGTTCTTCACGTTTTTCTTCCCCGTCCTCCTCATCGTCATCTTCGCCGGTCTGGTTCGCACCGGGGGCGGCGGCACGGGACTCTTCTCGCAGCCGCCGGGCTACTACGTCCCCGCATACCTCGCCACCGTCGTCCTGTTCACGCCGCTCTCCCGAGTGGGGAGCACGGTCGCCCGACACCGGGAGGGTGCGCGCTTCGAGAAACTCTCTACGACGCCGCTCGCGGCCTGGGAGTGGCTCGCGGCGCACACGCTCGTGAACGCCGCGCTCATCGCCGCCGCGTGCGCCGTGCTCGTCGGCGCGCTCGCCGCCACCGGCGCGGACTTCGCGCTCAGTCCGTGGCTCGCCGTCTTCGTCCCCACTGCATCGGTGCTGTTCTGCGGTATCGGCGCGGTGCTCGGGAGTCTCGCCGACTCGCAGGACGGCGCGATCTCCATGTCGAACGGCGTCGCCCTCCCGCTCCTCTTCCTCTCCGATACGTTCGTCAGCCCCGCGGCGCTCCCCGAGTGGTTCGTCCCGCTCCTGAACCTCAGTCCGCTCACGTACTTCGCGCGCGGCGTCCGCGCCGCGACCTACACCGGCGGCGACCCCACTCCCGAGTTCGCTGTCACGCTCGCGCTCGCCGCGCTCGCGTTCCTCGCCGGCGTGTACGCGCTCCCGTGGCGCGAGTAG
- a CDS encoding DUF6684 family protein, producing the protein MTADLLDKDVLLDLTVNFIPLAIIAFFAVLFVVFNPWASEGLFGMVLQISILAIWFVALAILTYAAAKRIED; encoded by the coding sequence ATGACCGCTGACCTGCTCGATAAGGACGTGCTCCTCGACCTGACGGTCAACTTCATCCCCCTCGCCATCATCGCGTTCTTCGCCGTGCTGTTCGTCGTGTTCAATCCGTGGGCGAGCGAGGGGCTGTTCGGGATGGTTCTCCAGATTTCGATTCTGGCGATCTGGTTCGTCGCGCTCGCCATCCTGACGTACGCCGCCGCGAAGCGCATCGAGGACTAG
- a CDS encoding SDR family oxidoreductase: MRVLVTGAHGQVGRHVVRSLANHSRHEAVGLVRKPEYVDDVASWGGDPVRGDVTDRESLDAALGECDGVVFAAGSSGEDVWGVDRDGAISCVDAAETADAERFVMLSAMNADRPEESPEALREYLRAKAEADDYLRDSTLTYTVVRPGALTDDRGTGRVRVGANLDRGDATIPRADTATTLVEALTVPETHGETFELLSGDTPIEAALRGLDS; this comes from the coding sequence ATGCGCGTACTCGTTACCGGCGCACACGGACAGGTCGGACGGCACGTCGTCAGATCACTCGCGAACCACTCGCGTCACGAGGCGGTGGGACTCGTCAGGAAACCCGAGTACGTCGACGACGTAGCGTCGTGGGGCGGCGATCCCGTTCGGGGTGACGTGACGGACCGGGAGAGCCTCGACGCGGCGCTCGGGGAGTGCGACGGCGTCGTGTTCGCCGCGGGGTCGAGCGGCGAGGACGTCTGGGGCGTCGACCGGGACGGCGCGATCTCCTGCGTGGACGCCGCCGAAACCGCGGACGCGGAGCGTTTCGTGATGCTGTCTGCGATGAACGCCGACCGCCCCGAGGAGAGTCCCGAGGCGCTCCGAGAGTACTTGCGGGCGAAGGCCGAGGCGGACGACTACCTCCGCGACAGCACGCTCACGTACACGGTCGTGCGGCCGGGCGCGCTCACCGACGACCGCGGCACGGGACGAGTTCGGGTCGGCGCGAACCTCGACCGGGGCGACGCCACGATTCCGCGTGCGGACACCGCCACCACGCTCGTCGAAGCGCTCACGGTTCCGGAGACGCACGGCGAGACGTTCGAGCTTCTGAGCGGGGACACGCCCATCGAGGCGGCGCTCCGCGGTCTCGATAGCTAG